AATCAGTTGACACTATTAAATAATCAAAAACAACTCGAGCTTTTCATCGCCCAAAATCCCGGAAGCATCCAGGCTTACGTCCAACTCCTCCAAAGTATCCTTGCCCGTGGGCGCACTGATATTTTCGAGGTAAAAGCTGATGAAATCATGAAAAGGGGCTCTGTCCCGCCTGAAGTCTATAACCAAATCGGACAAATGTACCTGAACTATCAACAGGTGGATAAGGCCAAACGCATTTTTCTGGAATATACGAAAAGGAATTCCACGAATTCGGTGACTTGGTATAATCTGGCCTTACTCCAATCACTAACAGGTGAAACCAACCAAGCCCTCGATTCCCTTGAAAATGCGGTTAAATATGACCCCACATTTTCAGCGGCCGCTGTAGGGGAACAACGGTTTACCCCCCTCAAGGCATCGCCCCGTTTTAATTCGATTGTGAATAGTCCTGCTAAAACAAAACCCCTGCCCGTAAAAAAGAATTAAAATCAGGACTTGCACTCGAGAGGATTCAACGGTAAAACACTCGATTCTTTGAATTTGAGAACAATAGGAGCAAATTTATGTCACAGCATCAGAGTTTAAAAGGTAAAAGCACAATGGCCGCTAAAAGAAGCGTCCTCAAACGTTTTGAGCGTATTGAAATAATGAAGAAAAAAGGCCAATGGAAAGAGGGCATGCCCATTTACGGTCTTCCAAAAACCCGTGTAGAAGCCTAACTTACCTTATTATTAAGATATTTTTATCTTGCCCCTGATACCCATCAGGGGCTTTCTTTTTCCATGAGAATCAATCAATTCCTCGCCTCAGCTGGTCAAGGTTCGCGCCGTTCGTGCGAACGCCTCATCATAGAGGCACG
The genomic region above belongs to Verrucomicrobiota bacterium and contains:
- a CDS encoding small basic protein — encoded protein: MSQHQSLKGKSTMAAKRSVLKRFERIEIMKKKGQWKEGMPIYGLPKTRVEA